GGCAGACGCCGTAGGCTCAGAGCAGTTGCTCTAAGGATAGTTGAAGCGATGGATGCCACCAAGGAAGCCCAAATCAAAGCCCATGCACTGGCGTTAGCGGAGTTGCTTTACGACGAGACAGACCCTGAACAAGTCAAAACATTGGCCGGGATCGAAGTCGCCGTTCGTGACCACCCACTGGAGTATGTGGGGCCTGAGATCGGAAATTTTTTATCTGCACAAGCAGCGGCACAAGCTCTGGGCGAAAGCGGCACATCCAGAGTATCGTCGGACGCTTAAGTCTGAGTCAGCGCCAGAGCCAGCGGCTTAAGGTCAAGGCCCGCACCCAGTGGAGTCCTCAGGTTGAGACGTGCTGCTTGCTGCTGAGTGCCAACGAAGCCTATGCGCGAGCTGCCGACGATATCGCTGTGCTCACCGGGGTGTGCGTGTCAGGGAGTACCCAGCAACGGCTGGTGCATCGTCAAGACCTAGAGCCACCAGCGGTGGACAGCGGGGTTAAGGAAATGAGCTTAGACGGGGGCAAAGTCCGTCTGCGGACTCCTCAGGGGCAGCCCTGCCAGTGGCGCGATTACAAGGGGGTAAACCTGCATCAGTGCAGCATTAGCGCCTTCTACAAAGACAACGACAGCTTGGTCAACTGGCTCAACCAGCAGCCCTTAGCGCATCCCCTCGTTTGTCTTGGGGATGGTCACGACGGCATCTGGAACCTGTTTTCACAGATCGGGCATCGCAGCGAGCGCCTTGAGATCTTGGACTGGTACCACCTGATGGAGAATTTGGGTAACGTGGGTGGGTCTCAACAGCGTCTTGATGCCGTCGAAGCCTGCTTGTGGCAAGGGGATGTGGATGGGGCGGTTAGGCTATTCGACGACTGGTCCCATGAGCGGGTAGACCAGTTTATCGGCTATCTGGCTAAGCATCGGCTCCGTATCGTTAACTACAGCTACTACCAAGCTGAGGGGATTTCAATTGGCTCGGGTGCCGTGGAGTCGACTATCAAGCAAATTGGTAGGCGGGTGAAAATTTCAGGCGCTCAGTGGAAGGAAGACAACGTTCCACAAGTCCTTCGCCATCGCTGCGCTTATCTCAATGGTCAATTCTCATCCTGAGTCTTGTAAGACTGGGATGCACCCATTCCACAGCTTCTCGTCGCAGTGGCTCCGATATCTGTTGGCACTTTTGTGAAAGACTGACACTTGGTGAAGTTACTCCGTAAATCATTCCCTGCATCACCATGAACCTCCCCACCTGGATCACCGTTTCTCGGCTGCTGGGCGTGCCGCTGCTGCTGGTGCTGCTGCAAAATCCCACCGGGCGATCGCGCTGGATTGCCCTGGCGATTTTTCTGGTTGCGGCGGGAACCGACTGGCTAGACGGCTATCTGGCCCGCAAGCTGAACCAGGTAACGGATTTGGGCAAATTTCTCGATCCGCTGGTAGACAAGCTGCTGGTGCTGGCTCCGCTGCTGATGCTAATCCAGCTTGGGCAGGTTCCTGCCTGGGCGGTGTTTCTGATTTTGGCGCGAGAACTGGCGATCGCCGGATGGCGCGTCAGCCAAACCACCATCTCTGGCGCAAATGTCTGGGGCAAGCTAAAAACCGTCAGCCAGATTGCGGCGATCGCCCTCCTAATCTGTCCGCCGACGATGGATACCCCCGCAGCGGCGATCGCCTTTTGGCTGTCCGTCGGGCTGACGCTGGTGTCTGGCGCAATTTATGTGCGGTGAGGGCTTGAGAGAGCGGATGAGCCTTAATCCCGAACTTGTCTCTGCCGAACTGAAACTCGGTAGGGCGATCGCCTAAACTATGCCTTAAAGTTTATTAAGCTTCCCCCATCCTCTCGCCCCGCCCATGACCTCGCGCTCTGCCGATGTGTTTTTCACCCGCCCGCTCCAGCTTGCGTTGATTAGCGACGATGCGGTGTTTCGCGGTGGGTTGCGGCTGTGGTTGGAGCAGTTTCCTGAGTTTCGCGTGGGGATTGAGTCTGGCAGTGGAGAAGACGCGCCGTTGCTGATTCGCACGCGCTTGGACACGGGCACAAGCCAGGGCGAAACGGTGGATCTGGTGCTGCTGGACTTGGAACTGGGGCGCACGAATCCAGCGCGAGTGCAGGGATTGGCGCTGTGTCAGCAGTTGCGGGCGATGTTTCCGCAAATCCCGGTGCTGGTGCTGGGTTCCACAGCGGAGCCGATTTTGGTGGATGCGGTGCGGCGGGCGGGGGCGCAGGGCTTTTGCCTGAAGGGGGCGGAACCCGGGGCGATCGCCAAATGCCTGCGGCAAGTGGCCGCGGGGGAACCCTACTGGATGGCCTCCTCTGGGCTGGCGGGTGGTGGCGCAACGGCGGCTCGCGGGCCGGTGCTGTCGCGTCGCGTGTCCCAAGCCAGCTATCTAAAGCGGACGCTGCGCCAGTCGGGGCTAGAGCAGATCGATCAGGCGATCGCCCTGATCACTGCCCAACTCCGCAGTCGTCGCCTGTCCTTTTTGCAGCGACAGGTATTGTTGGGGCGCAGGCGAGAGCTACGGGCGGCTCGGTGGATTGTGCTGCGGATGCTGGCCACGCCGGAACTGCTGGAAACCGTCTCGGAGCCTTCGCTGCCCACGGTTCCTACCCCCCTGGATGCTGTGTCTCCAGACCCCGTGCCCAGCCTCAGCGTCCCTGCCACACCAGCGGCGATTCGCGAAGCGACCCCTACGGGAATCGCCCGTCCAGCATCTTCGTCGCGCCCTGGCCGCCCCCAGCCTGTATCTGGTGCGTCTGTGGGTCAATCGGTTCCTGAGGGAAATCGCCCCACGGCTTTGGCAGCCACACCCCAGCCCGCGCTGACTACGGCCACGGCCCAAGCCTCTCGTGAAATGCGGGCAGTTCTATTTAACCGGGTGCTGGCAACGCTGGAAGGCAATCTGGACAACCTCACCGATTTGCCCCTGGAAACAGACATTTTGCGGAGCGATCGCAAGCGCGAGTTGTTTGGACTGGTGCTACGCAAGCTAGACGACCTGCTGGATGACCTGCGGGTGGCAGAAGTACCAGAGCAGCGATTGTCAGACATGCAGCCCCAACTGCTGGCGGATTTGTGGCAGGCGACGACGGTGGAGTTTTTTGGCCGCTATCGCACGCTGGCGCTGTCGGGTCAGGAGGTGGAAATTGCGCCCTACCTGCTAGCCGACCAGGCAATTGTGCAGGCGGATATTCTCAGCAAGATTCCGCTATTCAGCGACCTGTTGGCGCACTTGCTGGTGCAGGCTCCGCTGGTGATCGACGGTGTGCCCTACGCAGCCGGAAATCCCGAAGCGGTGCGGCGGGCTGGGCTGCTGCTCAGCCACACGATGATTCAGATTGCCAACGCTGTCGTGCAGCCGTTGCTCAATCGCTTTGCCGATGTAGAAGACATCAAGCAGTCGTTTTATGACCGTCGGCTGCTGTCGAGTCGGGGCATTGAGCGGTTTCGCAATGACCTGTCTTGGCGCTATCGGATGCAGCGCTATTTTGCAGAACCGAAGGATATTTTTGAAAGTCAATACCGTCTGTTTGTGCTGCGGCTGCGGGGCATTGAGCAGGAATCAATCTACGCGCCCCGCCGCGACGAGCTAGAACAACTGTCGGGCCTGCCCTATGCGGTCACGCTGGCTCTGGAAACGCGGGATGCGATCGCCCCTCGGCTGCGTTCGGTTATCTCTGTGCTGGGCAGCGGCGTGATTTACGTGCTGACGGAGGTGATCGGGCGCGGCATCGGGCTGATCGGGCGCGGCATCATCAAAGGCGTGAACAACGTTGTGCAGGATGGGCGCTATGATCGCCAAGAGCGACGGTATGGACGGAGCCGGGGACGCTAGCTTGGCGAGTTTAAGCGAGATGAGGACATAACGCATTTGAAAGATATTCCAAGATGGGTAAAAGGAAGCGTGCCGCTGGCGTTGCTGGGCGGGCTGGCGATCGCCGCAACCCTGGTTCCTGCGCCCACCCCTTCAGAACAAGAGCCGCAGCCAGAGGAAATCGTGCTGACGCTGCCGCCGCCCCCAGCGAATTTACCGTTGCCGACCCAGGCTCGGCTGATTTCCGAGGACGGGCAGATTGCGATAACGCTACCGTCGGGTTGGGTCAAAGACGACGAACTGAACGATCGCGCCCAGTTGGAAGCGTCGAACCGGGCAGAGCAGATGTATCTGATCGTGCTGACTCAGCCCAAGGCAGAGTTTCGCGGAATGCAGCGCGAGACCTATGCAGAAATCACGCGCGGCTACCTGACGCGGCGACTGGAAAAATCCGAAGTCAGTGGCCCCACGCCCGTTTCCCAGGTGGGCGGCAACCCGGCCGTGCAGTATCAGGTGCGCGGCTCGCTCAACAACATTGACGTGCTGTATCTGCATACGGTGGTGGAAACGCCGACCCGCTTTGCCCAGATCCTCGCCTGGACACCGCCTGCTGATTTCGAGAAAAATCAGCCGACGCTGCAACAGGTAATCCAGAGCTTTCAAGAACAGCAGTCCGGTGGGTAAGCATGGCGATCGCGCTCCAAATGCATCACCCCGGACACGCCACGCCCCCGCCGCAGCGTCACGGAACGTCACTCGATGTCACAATAGGACAGGATATTTCGGGACGTTAAAAGACGTTAAACGTGCGATGGGTTTTAGAAGCGGTTTGAAAAACATAATGATGCATCCGGCGATCGCTCAACTTCGGAAGCTTGTGTGGGCAAAGCGATCGCTCTTGCTCGTTCTGGTGTTGGCTAGTATGCTGCTGGGCGGCAATCCGGCGATCGCCAGCCTCACAGATGATCACTACGACGGCAACATCTTTCCGCTCTACGCAGGCAACG
The Thermoleptolyngbya sichuanensis A183 DNA segment above includes these coding regions:
- the pgsA gene encoding CDP-diacylglycerol--glycerol-3-phosphate 3-phosphatidyltransferase, which codes for MNLPTWITVSRLLGVPLLLVLLQNPTGRSRWIALAIFLVAAGTDWLDGYLARKLNQVTDLGKFLDPLVDKLLVLAPLLMLIQLGQVPAWAVFLILARELAIAGWRVSQTTISGANVWGKLKTVSQIAAIALLICPPTMDTPAAAIAFWLSVGLTLVSGAIYVR
- a CDS encoding ISKra4 family transposase (programmed frameshift), translated to MDATKEAQIKAHALALAELLYDETDPEQVKTLAGIEVAVRDHPLEYVGPEIGKFFICTSSGTSSGRKRHIQSIVGRLSLSQRQSQRLKVKARTQWSPQVETCCLLLSANEAYARAADDIAVLTGVCVSGSTQQRLVHRQDLEPPAVDSGVKEMSLDGGKVRLRTPQGQPCQWRDYKGVNLHQCSISAFYKDNDSLVNWLNQQPLAHPLVCLGDGHDGIWNLFSQIGHRSERLEILDWYHLMENLGNVGGSQQRLDAVEACLWQGDVDGAVRLFDDWSHERVDQFIGYLAKHRLRIVNYSYYQAEGISIGSGAVESTIKQIGRRVKISGAQWKEDNVPQVLRHRCAYLNGQFSS
- a CDS encoding DUF3685 domain-containing protein, producing MTSRSADVFFTRPLQLALISDDAVFRGGLRLWLEQFPEFRVGIESGSGEDAPLLIRTRLDTGTSQGETVDLVLLDLELGRTNPARVQGLALCQQLRAMFPQIPVLVLGSTAEPILVDAVRRAGAQGFCLKGAEPGAIAKCLRQVAAGEPYWMASSGLAGGGATAARGPVLSRRVSQASYLKRTLRQSGLEQIDQAIALITAQLRSRRLSFLQRQVLLGRRRELRAARWIVLRMLATPELLETVSEPSLPTVPTPLDAVSPDPVPSLSVPATPAAIREATPTGIARPASSSRPGRPQPVSGASVGQSVPEGNRPTALAATPQPALTTATAQASREMRAVLFNRVLATLEGNLDNLTDLPLETDILRSDRKRELFGLVLRKLDDLLDDLRVAEVPEQRLSDMQPQLLADLWQATTVEFFGRYRTLALSGQEVEIAPYLLADQAIVQADILSKIPLFSDLLAHLLVQAPLVIDGVPYAAGNPEAVRRAGLLLSHTMIQIANAVVQPLLNRFADVEDIKQSFYDRRLLSSRGIERFRNDLSWRYRMQRYFAEPKDIFESQYRLFVLRLRGIEQESIYAPRRDELEQLSGLPYAVTLALETRDAIAPRLRSVISVLGSGVIYVLTEVIGRGIGLIGRGIIKGVNNVVQDGRYDRQERRYGRSRGR